The Anas platyrhynchos isolate ZD024472 breed Pekin duck chromosome 3, IASCAAS_PekinDuck_T2T, whole genome shotgun sequence genome includes a window with the following:
- the LOC101797138 gene encoding glutathione S-transferase — protein MSGKPRLTYINGRGRMEPIRWLLAAAGVEFEENFVETKEQLEKLIKGGDLLFQQVPMVEIDGMKMVQTRAILCYIAGKYNLYGKDLKERALIDMYVEGITDLMQMIMMFPFAPAEAKPKNLASIEEKATKRYFPVFEKILKQHGQDFLVGNRLSWADVQLLEAILAVEEKVPAVLSGFPQLQAFKTKMSNVPTIKKFLQPGSARKPPPDENYVALVMSIFNLS, from the exons ATGTCAGGGAAGCCCAGGCTCACCTACATTAATGGAAGGGGACGAATGGAGCCGATCCgatggctgctggcagcagccggCGTGGAG TTTGAAGAAAACTTTGTGGAAACAAAAGAACAGTTAGAAAAGTTAATCAAAG GTGGAGACCTGCTGTTCCAGCAAGTGCCCATGGTGGAGATTGATGGGATGAAGATGGTGCAGACCAGAGCCATCCTCTGCTACATAGCGGGGAAATACAACCTCTATGGGAAGGACCTGAAGGAGAGAGCCCT GATCGACATGTATGTGGAAGGAATAACAGATCTGATGCAAATGATTATGATGTTTCCTTTCGCTCCAGCTGAGGCAAAGCCAAAAAACCTTGCCTCAATTGAAGAGAAGGCAACAAAGAGATACTTCCCAGTCTTTGAAAAG ATTTTGAAACAACACGGCCAAGACTTTCTTGTGGGGAACCGACTCAGCTGGGCAGATGTTCAGCTATTGGAAGCCATTTTAGCAGTGGAGGAGAAAGTACCTGCTGTGCTTTCTGGGTTTCCTCAGCTGCAG gcctttaaaacaaaaatgagcaATGTGCCTACAATTAAGAAGttcctgcagcctggcagcgCAAGGAAGCCCCCACCAGATGAGAATTATGTGGCACTTGTGATGTCGATTTTTAATCTAAGCTGA